A window from Dunckerocampus dactyliophorus isolate RoL2022-P2 chromosome 15, RoL_Ddac_1.1, whole genome shotgun sequence encodes these proteins:
- the c15h4orf48 gene encoding neuropeptide-like protein C4orf48 homolog, producing the protein MASSVLMQAAMLLLAAQLLLCLGGAEADQETGTVIPAESRPCVDCHAFEFMQRALQDLKKTAFNLDARTETLVLRAERRALCDCMPSSLR; encoded by the exons ATGGCATCCAGCGTACTGATGCAGGCAGCGATGCTCCTCCTGGCGGCACAGCTTCTTCTGTGTCTCGGTGGTGCAGAGGCTGACCAGGAAACGGGGACGGTCATCCCTGCAGAAA GTCGCCCGTGTGTTGACTGCCATGCATTTGAGTTTATGCAGAGGGCCCTGCAGGACCTAAAGAAGACTGCGTTCAACCTTGACGCCAGA ACAGAAACACTGGTGCTGAGGGCTGAGAGGAGGGCTTTGTGCGACTGCATGCCCAGCTCACTGCGCTGA